A stretch of the Microtus ochrogaster isolate Prairie Vole_2 chromosome X, MicOch1.0, whole genome shotgun sequence genome encodes the following:
- the Eda2r gene encoding tumor necrosis factor receptor superfamily member 27, with the protein MDCQENEYRDQWGHCVTCQQCGPGQELSKDCGYGEGGDAYCTACPPRKYKSTWGHHRCQTCITCAVINRVQKANCTNTSNAVCGDCMPRFYRKTRIGGLQDQECIPCTKQTPSSEVQCTFQLSLVKVDAHAVPGKEATLVALVGSLLVVFALAFLGLFFLYCKQLFNRHCQCGGSLQYEAEKAVEEDSLFPMPPGQETSPEFPVNEIKPLSSILDDDCSSTRGFPTQESFTMASCASESHSKWVHTPIECTELDLQKFSSSVPCTGAETLRENTVESSRDSLELRVPFQVPSF; encoded by the exons GATTGTGGTTATGGAGAAGGTGGAGATGCATACTGCACAGCCTGCCCTCCCCGAAAATATAAAAGCACATGGGGGCATCACAGGTGTCAGACTTGCATCACCTGTGCTGTCATCAATCGGGTCCAGAAAGCCAACTGCACGAATACCTCTAATGCTGTCTGCGGAGACTGTATGCCCAG GTTCTACCGAAAGACGCGCATCGGGGGCCTGCAGGACCAAGAATGCATCCCGTGTACAAAGCAGACTCCTTCTTCTGAGGTTCAGT GTACCTTCCAGTTGAGTTTAGTGAAAGTAGATGCACACGCTGTTCCCGGTAAGGAAGCCACACTTGTCGCACTGGTGGGCAGTCTGCTGGTAGTGTTTGCACTTGCCTTCCTTGGACTCTTCTTCCTGTACTGCAAGCAGCTCTTTAATAGACATTGTCAATGTG GAGGTTCATTGCAATATGAAGCTGAAAAGGCAGTGGAGGAGGATTCTCTTTTCCCCATGCCACCTGGCCAGGAGACCAGTCCTGAATTCCCAGTGAATGAGATCAAGCCACTCAGCTCCATCTTGGATGACGACTGCAGTTCCACGCGTGGCTTTCCCACCCAGGAGTCCTTTACCATGGCCTCCTGCGCCTCAGAGAGCCATTCTAAATGGGTCCATACCCCCATTGAATGTACAGAGCTGGACCTGCAAAAGTTTTCCAGCTCTGTGCCCTGTACTGGAGCTGAAACCCTGAGGGAGAACACAGTTGAAAGCTCCAGAGACAGCCTGGAGCTACGAGTACCTTTTCAAGTTCCCAGCTTTTGA